From the Choloepus didactylus isolate mChoDid1 chromosome 22, mChoDid1.pri, whole genome shotgun sequence genome, one window contains:
- the KIFC3 gene encoding kinesin-like protein KIFC3 isoform X5 yields the protein MVQRMVEAMSQLQEEKARLQEELAVLRERLALRDSDQQAASIQLQNQVENLKEKLISQAQEVSRLRVELGGTDLEKHRDLLMVENEQLRQQLRRCEAELQELRAEKGGTCLGCEHSQESAQLRDKLSQLQLEVAESKGMLSELNLEVQQKTDRLAEVELRLKDCLAEKAQEEERLSRRLRDSHETIASLRAQAPPVKYVIKTVEVESSKSKQALSESQARNQHLQEQVAMQRQVLKEMEQQLQGSHQLTAQLRAQISMYESELERAHGQMLEEMQSLEEDKNRAIEEAFARAQVEMKAVHENLAGVRTNLLTLQPALRTLTSDYNGLKRQVRSFPLLLQEALKGVKAEIGQAIDEVSSNNQELLRKYRRELQLRKKCHNELVRLKGNIRVIARVRPVTKQDGEGPEAANAVTFDPDDDSIIHLLHKGKPVSFELDKVFSPQASQQDVFQEVQALITSCIDGFNVCIFAYGQTGAGKTYTMEGTPENPGINQRALQLLFSEVHEKESDWEYTITVSGAEIYNEVLRDLLGKEPQEKLEIRLCPDGSGQLYVPGLTEFRVQSVGDIHKVFEFGHTNRTTEFTNLNEHSSRSHALLIVTVRGVDCSTGLRTTGKLNLVDLAGSERVGKSGAEGSRLREAQHINKSLSALGDVIAALRSRQGHVPFRNSKLTYLLQDSLSGDSKTLMVVQVSPVEKNTSETLYSLKFAERVRSVELGPGSRRAELGSWSSQEHLEWEPACQTPQPAARAHSAPGSGTTSRAGSIRRKLQPSGKLKPVPV from the exons ATGGTGCAGAGGATGGTGGAGGCCATGTCCCAGTTGCAGGAAGAGAAAGCCCGGCTGCAGGAGGAGCTGGCCGTCCTGCGGGAGAGGCTGGCCCTCCGCGACAGCGACCAGCAGGCCGCGTCCATCCAGCTGCAGAACCAG GTGGAGAATCTGAAGGAGAAACTCATCAGCCAGGCCCAGGAAGTGAGCCGCCTCCGAGTGGAGCTG GGAGGCACCGACTTGGAGAAGCACCGGGACCTGCTGATGGTGGAGAACGAGCAACTGAGGCAGCAGCTGCGGCGCTGTGAGGCTGAGCTGCAGGAGCTGCGGGCAGAGAAGGGGGGGACCTGCCTGGGTTGCGAGCACAGCCAG GAGAGCGCCCAGCTCCGCGACAAGCTGTCGCAGCTACAGCTGGAAGTGGCGGAGAGCAAGGGCATGCTGTCAGAGCTCAACCTGGAGGTGCAGCAGAAGACGGACCGGCTGGCCGAGGTGGAGCTGCGGCTCAAGGACTGCCTGGCAGAGAAGGCCCAGGAGGAGGAGCGGCTCAGCCGGCGCCTGCGCGACAGCCACGAGACCATCGCCAGCCTGCGTGCCCAGGCGCCGCCCGTCAAG TATGTCATCAAGACGGTGGAGGTGGAGTCGTCCAAGAGCAAGCAGGCCCTCAGCGAGTCCCAGGCCCGGAACCAGCACCTGCAGGAGCAGGTGGCCATGCAGAGGCAGGTGCTGAAGGAGATGGAGCAGCAGCTGCAGGGCTCGCATCAACTCACGGCACAGCTCCGGGCGCAG ATTTCGATGTACGAGTCGGAGCTGGAGCGGGCACACGGGCAGATGCTGGAGGAGATGCAGTCCCTGGAGGAGGACAAGAACCGGGCCATCGAGGAGGCCTTTGCCAGAGCTCAGGTGGAGATGAAGGCTGTGCACGAGAACCTGGCAG GCGTCCGGACCAACTTGCTGACGCTGCAGCCGGCGCTGCGGACCCTCACCAGTGACTACAACGGGCTCAAGCGGCAGGTGCGCAGCTTCCCCCTGCTGCTGCAGGAGGCCCTCAAGGGCGTCAAGGCCGAG ATCGGCCAGGCCATCGACGAGGTCAGCAGCAACAACCAGGAGCTGCTGCGCAAGTACCGGCGAGAGCTGCAGCTGCGAAAGAAGTGCCACAATGAGCTTGTGCGGCTGAAAG GGAACATCCGGGTGATTGCCCGTGTCCGGCCAGTCACCAAACAGGATGGGGAAGGGCCTGAGGCGGCCAATGCCGTGACCTTCGATCCCGACGATGACTCCATCATCCACCTGCTGCACAAGGGAAAGCCCGTGTCCTTCGAGTTGGACAAAGTCTTCTCCCCGCAGGCCTCGCAGCAGGAC gtgttccaggagGTGCAGGCCCTGATCACCTCCTGCATCGATGGCTTCAACGTCTGTATCTTTGCCTATGGCCAGACGGGCGCTGGCAAGACATACACGATGGAG gggACCCCCGAGAACCCAGGCATCAACCAGCGAGCCCTGCAGCTGCTCTTCTCTGAGGTGCATGAGAAGGAATCCGACTGGGAGTACACCATCACCGTCAGCGGGGCCGAGATCTACAACGAGGTCCTCAG GGACCTGCTGGGGAAGgagccccaggagaagctggagaTCCGGCTGTGCCCGGACGGCAGCGGGCAGCTGTATGTGCCGGGGCTGACCGAGTTCCGGGTGCAGAGTGTGGGCGACATCCACAAG GTGTTTGAGTTCGGCCACACCAACCGCACTACCGAGTTCACCAACCTGAACGAGCACAGCTCGCGCTCGCACGCGCTGCTCATCGTGACGGTGCGCGGCGTGGACTGCAGCACGGGCCTGCGCACCACGG GAAAGCTGAACCTGGTGGACCTGGCCGGCTCGGAGCGCGTGGGCAAGTCGGGGGCGGAGGGCAGCCGCCTGCGGGAGGCGCAGCACATCAACAAGTCGCTGTCGGCCCTGGGCGACGTCATCGCCGCGCTGCGCTCCCGCCAGGGCCACGTGCCCTTCCGCAACTCCAAGCTCACCTACCTGCTGCAGGACTCGCTCAGCGGCGACAGCAAGACCCTCATGGTGGTGCAG GTGTCCCCCGTGGAGAAGAACACCAGCGAGACGCTCTATTCCCTCAAGTTTGCTGAGAGGGTGCGCTCCGTGGAGCTGGGCCCCGGGTCCCGCCGGGCTGAGCTCGGATCCTGGTCGAGCCAGGAGCATCTGGAG TGGGAGCCAGCCTGCCAGACGCCGCAGCCCGCGGCACGAGCCCATTCCGCCCCCGGCTCCGGGACCACTAGCCGTGCTGGCTCCATCAGGAGGAAGCTGCAGCCCTCAG GGAAGTTGAAGCCGGTGCCTGTGTGA
- the KIFC3 gene encoding kinesin-like protein KIFC3 isoform X4 yields MNIEKSGGRLFGSGRCSSLSGSPGAAPMVQRMVEAMSQLQEEKARLQEELAVLRERLALRDSDQQAASIQLQNQVENLKEKLISQAQEVSRLRVELGGTDLEKHRDLLMVENEQLRQQLRRCEAELQELRAEKGGTCLGCEHSQESAQLRDKLSQLQLEVAESKGMLSELNLEVQQKTDRLAEVELRLKDCLAEKAQEEERLSRRLRDSHETIASLRAQAPPVKYVIKTVEVESSKSKQALSESQARNQHLQEQVAMQRQVLKEMEQQLQGSHQLTAQLRAQISMYESELERAHGQMLEEMQSLEEDKNRAIEEAFARAQVEMKAVHENLAGVRTNLLTLQPALRTLTSDYNGLKRQVRSFPLLLQEALKGVKAEIGQAIDEVSSNNQELLRKYRRELQLRKKCHNELVRLKGNIRVIARVRPVTKQDGEGPEAANAVTFDPDDDSIIHLLHKGKPVSFELDKVFSPQASQQDVFQEVQALITSCIDGFNVCIFAYGQTGAGKTYTMEGTPENPGINQRALQLLFSEVHEKESDWEYTITVSGAEIYNEVLRDLLGKEPQEKLEIRLCPDGSGQLYVPGLTEFRVQSVGDIHKVFEFGHTNRTTEFTNLNEHSSRSHALLIVTVRGVDCSTGLRTTGKLNLVDLAGSERVGKSGAEGSRLREAQHINKSLSALGDVIAALRSRQGHVPFRNSKLTYLLQDSLSGDSKTLMVVQVSPVEKNTSETLYSLKFAERVRSVELGPGSRRAELGSWSSQEHLEWEPACQTPQPAARAHSAPGSGTTSRAGSIRRKLQPSGKLKPVPV; encoded by the exons ATGAATATAGAGAAATCAG GTGGGCGGCTCTTTGGCAGTGGCAGGTGCTCGAGCCTGTCCGGGTCACCAGGTGCGGCCCCCATGGTGCAGAGGATGGTGGAGGCCATGTCCCAGTTGCAGGAAGAGAAAGCCCGGCTGCAGGAGGAGCTGGCCGTCCTGCGGGAGAGGCTGGCCCTCCGCGACAGCGACCAGCAGGCCGCGTCCATCCAGCTGCAGAACCAG GTGGAGAATCTGAAGGAGAAACTCATCAGCCAGGCCCAGGAAGTGAGCCGCCTCCGAGTGGAGCTG GGAGGCACCGACTTGGAGAAGCACCGGGACCTGCTGATGGTGGAGAACGAGCAACTGAGGCAGCAGCTGCGGCGCTGTGAGGCTGAGCTGCAGGAGCTGCGGGCAGAGAAGGGGGGGACCTGCCTGGGTTGCGAGCACAGCCAG GAGAGCGCCCAGCTCCGCGACAAGCTGTCGCAGCTACAGCTGGAAGTGGCGGAGAGCAAGGGCATGCTGTCAGAGCTCAACCTGGAGGTGCAGCAGAAGACGGACCGGCTGGCCGAGGTGGAGCTGCGGCTCAAGGACTGCCTGGCAGAGAAGGCCCAGGAGGAGGAGCGGCTCAGCCGGCGCCTGCGCGACAGCCACGAGACCATCGCCAGCCTGCGTGCCCAGGCGCCGCCCGTCAAG TATGTCATCAAGACGGTGGAGGTGGAGTCGTCCAAGAGCAAGCAGGCCCTCAGCGAGTCCCAGGCCCGGAACCAGCACCTGCAGGAGCAGGTGGCCATGCAGAGGCAGGTGCTGAAGGAGATGGAGCAGCAGCTGCAGGGCTCGCATCAACTCACGGCACAGCTCCGGGCGCAG ATTTCGATGTACGAGTCGGAGCTGGAGCGGGCACACGGGCAGATGCTGGAGGAGATGCAGTCCCTGGAGGAGGACAAGAACCGGGCCATCGAGGAGGCCTTTGCCAGAGCTCAGGTGGAGATGAAGGCTGTGCACGAGAACCTGGCAG GCGTCCGGACCAACTTGCTGACGCTGCAGCCGGCGCTGCGGACCCTCACCAGTGACTACAACGGGCTCAAGCGGCAGGTGCGCAGCTTCCCCCTGCTGCTGCAGGAGGCCCTCAAGGGCGTCAAGGCCGAG ATCGGCCAGGCCATCGACGAGGTCAGCAGCAACAACCAGGAGCTGCTGCGCAAGTACCGGCGAGAGCTGCAGCTGCGAAAGAAGTGCCACAATGAGCTTGTGCGGCTGAAAG GGAACATCCGGGTGATTGCCCGTGTCCGGCCAGTCACCAAACAGGATGGGGAAGGGCCTGAGGCGGCCAATGCCGTGACCTTCGATCCCGACGATGACTCCATCATCCACCTGCTGCACAAGGGAAAGCCCGTGTCCTTCGAGTTGGACAAAGTCTTCTCCCCGCAGGCCTCGCAGCAGGAC gtgttccaggagGTGCAGGCCCTGATCACCTCCTGCATCGATGGCTTCAACGTCTGTATCTTTGCCTATGGCCAGACGGGCGCTGGCAAGACATACACGATGGAG gggACCCCCGAGAACCCAGGCATCAACCAGCGAGCCCTGCAGCTGCTCTTCTCTGAGGTGCATGAGAAGGAATCCGACTGGGAGTACACCATCACCGTCAGCGGGGCCGAGATCTACAACGAGGTCCTCAG GGACCTGCTGGGGAAGgagccccaggagaagctggagaTCCGGCTGTGCCCGGACGGCAGCGGGCAGCTGTATGTGCCGGGGCTGACCGAGTTCCGGGTGCAGAGTGTGGGCGACATCCACAAG GTGTTTGAGTTCGGCCACACCAACCGCACTACCGAGTTCACCAACCTGAACGAGCACAGCTCGCGCTCGCACGCGCTGCTCATCGTGACGGTGCGCGGCGTGGACTGCAGCACGGGCCTGCGCACCACGG GAAAGCTGAACCTGGTGGACCTGGCCGGCTCGGAGCGCGTGGGCAAGTCGGGGGCGGAGGGCAGCCGCCTGCGGGAGGCGCAGCACATCAACAAGTCGCTGTCGGCCCTGGGCGACGTCATCGCCGCGCTGCGCTCCCGCCAGGGCCACGTGCCCTTCCGCAACTCCAAGCTCACCTACCTGCTGCAGGACTCGCTCAGCGGCGACAGCAAGACCCTCATGGTGGTGCAG GTGTCCCCCGTGGAGAAGAACACCAGCGAGACGCTCTATTCCCTCAAGTTTGCTGAGAGGGTGCGCTCCGTGGAGCTGGGCCCCGGGTCCCGCCGGGCTGAGCTCGGATCCTGGTCGAGCCAGGAGCATCTGGAG TGGGAGCCAGCCTGCCAGACGCCGCAGCCCGCGGCACGAGCCCATTCCGCCCCCGGCTCCGGGACCACTAGCCGTGCTGGCTCCATCAGGAGGAAGCTGCAGCCCTCAG GGAAGTTGAAGCCGGTGCCTGTGTGA